In Bacillus cereus ATCC 14579, a single window of DNA contains:
- a CDS encoding HNH endonuclease, translating to MELVPFGIHNSIFHKGGRSEGHWSYRSKGR from the coding sequence ATGGAATTAGTACCATTTGGAATACATAATAGCATATTTCATAAAGGTGGGCGGAGTGAAGGACATTGGTCTTATAGATCTAAAGGTAGGTAA